Genomic DNA from Pistricoccus aurantiacus:
CATTTAGTCCTCTACCTTGCCGCCGGCGGCTTCGATGGCGGCTCGGGCACCCTTGGTGACCTTGAGACCGCGCACGGTGAGCGCCTTGTTCAGTTCGCCGGAAAGAATGACTTTAGCGAATCGCGTGGCATCCTTGATCACATTGGCTTGCTTCAGCGTCTCCAGCGTGACTTCATCACCAGTGACCTTGCCCAGTTCCGCCAGTCGCACTTCCTCCGAAGCCAGAGACTTGGCGGATGTGAAGCCGAACTTCGGCAGGCGCCGCTGCAGCGGCATCTGACCGCCTTCGAAACCCGGCTTGACGCTCCCACCGGAACGTGACTTGAGGCCCTTGTGGCCACGGCCACCGGTCTTGCCCAGACCGGAACCGATACCGCGACCGACACGCTTGGGCGCATGCTTGGAGCCCGGTGCCGGGCTCAGGCTATTAAGTTTCATGGATTACTCTCCCTCAACGCGCACAAGGTAGTTGACCTTGTGGATCATGCCGCGTACGGCAGGGGTGTCTTCCAGCTCCACCGTATGACCGATACGCCGCAGACCAAGACCTTGCATGGTAGCCTTGTGCTTGGCTAGAACGCCGATGGTGCTGCGGACCTGGGTAACCTTGATCGATGCTGCCATG
This window encodes:
- the rplO gene encoding 50S ribosomal protein L15, translated to MKLNSLSPAPGSKHAPKRVGRGIGSGLGKTGGRGHKGLKSRSGGSVKPGFEGGQMPLQRRLPKFGFTSAKSLASEEVRLAELGKVTGDEVTLETLKQANVIKDATRFAKVILSGELNKALTVRGLKVTKGARAAIEAAGGKVED
- the rpmD gene encoding 50S ribosomal protein L30, which codes for MAASIKVTQVRSTIGVLAKHKATMQGLGLRRIGHTVELEDTPAVRGMIHKVNYLVRVEGE